From Lonchura striata isolate bLonStr1 chromosome 38, bLonStr1.mat, whole genome shotgun sequence, one genomic window encodes:
- the LOC110481920 gene encoding uncharacterized protein LOC110481920, with protein MELHARGRMEPPPPRPRRGPPEGPAGVPGGCAAAPGAGGGAGTELRRLRFRQFRYQEAAGPRDVWRRLRELSRRWLRPDERSKEQIMELLVLEQFLSILPEDIQSWVWVRHPESCAQAVALAESFQLGRGDPDGIWEQQVTVRVKVEDVAPGDVEDPGALGVPPSPPSESPREEAAEEEEPREGASGAAARPFACGQCGKAFGRPTHLRSHERTHTGAKPYGCGACGKRFGHRSTLTTHRRLHTGERPYGCGHCGKSFTNPSDLNKHRRSHTGERPYPCPACGKRFSQRSNLTMHRRSHTQERPYPCRACGKSFKYLADLRVHERSHTGERPFPCGRCGKSFSNKSSLARHARTHARAAAGDQ; from the exons ctccacgCCCGGGGCAGGATggagccgccccctccccggCCGCGCCGGGGACCCCCGGAGGGGcccgcgggggtcccggggggctgcgcggccgctcccggcgctggcggcggcgccgggacGGAGCTGCGGCGGCTCCGGTTCCGGCAGTTCCGCTACcaggaggcggcggggccgcgggacGTGTGGCGGAGGCTGCGGGAGCTGTCGCGGCGCTGGCTGCGGCCCGACGAGCGCAGCAAGGAGCAGatcatggagctgctggtgctcgAGCAGTTCCTCAGCATCCTGCCCGAGGACATCCAGAGCTGGGTGTGGGTGCGGCACCCCGAGTCCTGCGCGCAGGCCGTGGCCTTGGCCGAGAGCTTCCAGCTGGGACGAGGCGACCCCGACgggatttgggagcagcag GTGACCGTGCGGGTGAAGGTGGAGGACGTGGCCCCTGGGGACGTGGAGGACCCCGGAGCTTTGGGGgtccccccgagccccccgtcGGAATCGCCCCGGGAGGAGGcggccgaggaggaggagccgcGGGAAGGAG cgtccggcgcggcggcgcggccgtTCGCGTGCGGCCAGTGCGGCAAGGCCTTCGGCCGCCCGACCCACCTGCGGAGCCACGAGCGGACGCACACGGGGGCGAAGCCGTACGGCTGCGGCGCCTGCGGCAAGCGCTTCGGCCACCGCTCCACGCTGACCACGCACCGGCGGCTGCACACCGGCGAGCGGCCCTACGGCTGCGGCCACTGCGGCAAGAGCTTCACCAACCCCTCGGACCTCAACAAGCACCGGCGCTCGCACACCGGCGAGCGGCCGTACCCGTGCCCGGCCTGCGGCAAGCGCTTCAGCCAGCGCTCCAACCTGACCATGCACCGCCGCAGCCACACGCAGGAGCGGCCCTACCCCTGCCGGGCCTGCGGCAAGAGCTTCAAGTACCTGGCGGACCTGAGGGTGCACGAGCGCTCGCACACCGGCGAGCGGCCCTTCCCCTGCGGCCGCTGCGGCAAGAGCTTCAGCAACAAGTCCTCGCTGGCCCGGCACGCCCGCACCCACGCCCGAGCGGCCGCCGGGGACCAGTGA
- the LOC144248124 gene encoding natterin-3-like, with protein MHPNSSTPSPPVPRRRRSAAAPSWLRWEPFRGRIPADAVSSWNRRTGRPEFVCSTAARGCNLGAFDPARGSFCAFAWAEREERGADFQLLLNPGGFEALDWVDTSFGSAPEGAVEGCPLTDLFVGRSPDGLGKASKEQEALFVAVEGEEVWYKWYQVLVVRQGAAGLSIADVSYNGSAARESAEPAELAEAALRNEGCEAAERSVTVEESSEAEHGWSAELPAAARGVLRAAPLLLTERGGWRPGNVTSVPWAGGASLTEFVSRRHEVRLEVPARSECAAVLRGYRREVVVPFRATLSREFRRGRPHRAALAGWARSRAVTAGSARLQRCRPLAELPPCSG; from the exons atgcATCCCAattcctcca CTCCCTCCCCGCCCgtcccccgccgccgccgctccgcggcCGCCCCGTCCTGGCTGCGCTGGGAGCCGTTCCGGGGCCGCATCCCGGCGGACGCCGTGTCCAGCTGGAATCGCCGCACGGGCCGCCCGGAGTTCGTCTGCTCCACCGCCGCCCGCGGCTGCAACCTGGGCGCCTTCGACCCCGCCCGCGGCTCCTTCTGCGCCTTCGCCTGGGCCGAGCGGGAGGAGCGCGGCGCCGacttccagctcctgctcaACCCCGGCGGCTTCGAGGCGCTCGACTGGGTGGACACGTCCTTCGGCAGCGCCCCCGAGGGCGCCGTGGAGGGCTGTCCCCTCACCGACCTCTTCGTGGGCCGCAGCCCCGACGGGCTGGGCAAAGCCTCCAAGGAGCAGGAGGCGCTCTTCGTGGCCGTGGAGGGCGAGGAGGTTTGGTACAAGTGGTACCAGGTGCTGGTGGTGCGCCAGGGCGCGGCCGGGCTCTCCATCGCCGACGTGTCGTACAACGGCAGCGCGGCGCGGGAGAGCGCGGAGCCGGCGGAGCTGGCGGAGGCGGCGCTGAGGAACGAGGGCTGCGAGGCGGCCGAGCGCTCCGTCACCGTGGAGGAAAGCAGCGAGGCGGAGCACGGCTGGAGCGCCGAGCTGCCGGCGGCCGCCCGCGGGGTGCTCCGCGCCGCGCCGCTGCTGCTCACCGAGCGCGGCGGGTGGCGGCCGGGCAACGTCACCTCGGTGCCGTGGGCGGGAGGAGCCAGCCTCACCGAGTTCGTGTCCAGGAGACACGAGGTGAGGCTGGAGGTGCCGGCTCGCTCCGAATGCGCCGCGGTTCTCCGCGGTTACCGGCGGGAGGTTGTCGTGCCGTTCCGGGCGACGCTGAGCCGAGAGTtccgccgcggccgcccgcaCCGCGCCGCGCTGGCCGGCTGGGCGCGGAGCCGCGCGGTGAccgccggcagcgcccgccTGCAGCGCTGCCGCCCGCTGGCCGAGCTGCCGCCGTGCTCCGGGTGA
- the CHMP2A gene encoding charged multivesicular body protein 2a, with protein MEMLFGRRRSPEELLRQNQRALSRAMRELERERLKLEAQEKKIIVDIKKMAKQGQMDAVRVLAKDLVRTRRYERKFIAMRANVQGVALRVQTLKSHSAMAGAMRGVTRAMATMNRQLKLPQIQRILQEFQKQSELMDMKEELMNDAVDDALGDEDDEDESDAVVSQVLDELGLNLTEELATLPAPGGSLAAGEGRGGAEAAAAALADADADLEERLKNLRRD; from the exons ATGGAGATGCTGTTCGGGCGCCGGCGCTCCCCCGAGGAGCTGCTCCGGCAGAACCAGCGCGCTCTGTCCCGCGCCATGCGCGAGCTGGAGCGCGAGCGGCTGAAGCTCGAGGCGCAGGAGAAGAAAATCATCGTGGACATCAAGAAGATGGCGAAGCAGGGCCAGATG gacGCGGTGCGGGTGCTGGCCAAGGACCTGGTGCGGACGCGGCGCTACGAGCGCAAGTTCATCGCCATGCGAGCCAACGTGCAGGGCGTGGCGCTGCGGGTGCAGACGCTGAAATCCCACAGCGCCATGGCGGGCGCCATGCGCGGCGTGACACGGGCCATGGCCACCATGAACCGCCAG ctgAAGCTGCCGCAGATCCAGCGCATCCTGCAGGAGTTCCAGAAGCAGTCGGAGCTCATGGACATGAAGGAGGAGCTGATGAACGACGCCGTGGACGACGCCCTGGGggacgaggacgacgaggacGAGAG TGACGCCGTGGTGTCGCAGGTCCTGGACGAGCTGGGGCTGAACCTGACCGAGGAGCTGGCCA cgctgccggctcccGGGGGCTCTCTGGCAGCCGGCGAGGGCCGCGGGGGCGCCGAGGCCGCCGCAGCCGCTTTGGCCGACGCGGACGCGGACCTGGAGGAGCGGCTCAAGAACCTGCGGCGGGACTGA